A stretch of the Solanum dulcamara chromosome 6, daSolDulc1.2, whole genome shotgun sequence genome encodes the following:
- the LOC129891911 gene encoding histone H2A.1-like, protein MDATKTTKGAGGRKGGPRKKSVTKSIKAGLQFPVGRIARFLKKGRYAQRVGSGAPIYLAVVLEYLGAEVLELAGNAARDNKKTRIIPRHVLLAVRNDEELGKLLAGVTIASGGVLPNINPVLLPKKSTASEEKASTPRATKSPKKA, encoded by the coding sequence ATGGATGCTACTAAGACAACCAAAGGTGCCGGAGGAAGAAAGGGTGGCCCAAGGAAGAAGTCTGTAACCAAATCAATCAAAGCTGGTCTTCAGTTTCCTGTTGGTCGTATTGCTCGTTTCTTGAAGAAGGGTCGTTATGCCCAGCGTGTAGGATCTGGTGCTCCAATTTATCTAGCTGTTGTTCTTGAATACCTTGGTGCCGAGGTGTTGGAGTTGGCTGGAAATGCGGCAAGAGATAACAAGAAGACCAGAATCATTCCTAGGCATGTGCTTTTGGCAGTGAGGAACGATGAAGAGCTGGGAAAATTGTTGGCTGGTGTTACCATTGCAAGTGGAGGTGTTCTTCCTAACATTAACCCAGTTCTGTTACCTAAGAAATCCACAGCTTCCGAGGAGAAGGCATCTACACCCAGGGCAACAAAGTCACCAAAGAAGGCATAA